From one Lolium rigidum isolate FL_2022 chromosome 4, APGP_CSIRO_Lrig_0.1, whole genome shotgun sequence genomic stretch:
- the LOC124706662 gene encoding coatomer subunit delta-1 — protein sequence MVVLAASIISKSGKALVSRQYVDMSRIRIEGLLAAFPKLVGTGKQHTYLETESVRYVYQPIEGLYLLLITNKQSNILEDLDTLRLLSKLVPEYSALDEDSICKTAFELIFAFDEAISLGNKENVTVQQVKQYCEMESHEEKAHKLMMQSKINDTKDIMKKRANELDKIRMEKGKLDKGYSSISGPRVIEKNFSDMNITGTGFGSGSSVSTDMDSFVSKPKGRPSAAAAAPGKGLGMKLGKSQKTNQFIESLKAEGEVILEDAQPSSVSRSSPLLPSDPITVTIEEKLNVTVKRDGGVNNFDVQGTLALQVINDADGFIQLQIENQDVSGLSFKTHPNINKELFNSQQIVGAKDPNRPFPSGQNETPLVKWRIQGMNESSLPLSVNCWPSVSGNETYVNIEYEASEMFDLNNVVITIPLPALREAPTVKQIDGEWKYDPRNSVLEWSILLIDQSNRSGSMEFIVPPADPSTFFPISIGFAASNTFSDLKVTGINPLKEGNPPKYAQRVRLVASNYQIV from the exons ATG GTGGTTCTTGCTGCTTCCATCATCTCGAAGTCCGGAAAAG CACTTGTTTCAAGACAATATGTTGATATGTCTCGAATAAGGATAGAAGGATTACTCGCAGCATTCCCAAAACTTGTTGGGACTGGGAAGCAGCACACTTATCTTGAGACTGAAAGTGTTCGTTATGTTTATCAACCTATTGAAGGCCTATATCTGCTCCTTATCACAAACAAGCAAAGTAATATTCTTGAAGATCTGGACACACTGAGGCTACTATCCAAGCTT GTGCCTGAATACTCCGCACTGGATGAGGACTCAATCTGTAAAACAGCATTTGAGCTTATATTTGCATTTGATGAAGCAATCTCTCTTGGAAACAAGGAAAATGTAACAGTGCAACAAGTCAAACAATACTGTGAGATGGAGAGCCATGAAGAGAAGGCACACAAGCTGATGATGCAGAGCAAAATCAATGACACTAAGGATATCATGAAGAAGAGAGCTAATGAGCTGGACAAAATCAGG ATGGAGAAAGGCAAACTTGACAAAGGATACTCGTCAATTTCTGGTCCCCGTGTAAttgaaaaaaatttcagcgacaTGAATATCACTGGTACTGGCTTTGGAAGTGGTTCAAGTGTGAGCACTGATATGGACTCATTTGTTAGTAAACCCAAAG GTCGTCCgtcagcagcagctgctgctcctGGTAAAGGTTTGGGTATGAAGTTAGGCAAATCCCAGAAGACAAATCAGTTCATAGAATCTTTGAAAGCTGAAGGAGAAGTCATATTGGAGGATGCACAACCAAGTTCAGTTTCAAGGTCCTCACCTCTTCTACCAAGCGATCCCATCACCGTGACTATTGAAGAGAAGCTTAATGTAACAGTCAAAAGAGATGGAGGTGTTAATAACTTTGATGTGCAAGGGACCCTTGCTCTTCAGGTCATTAATGATGCAGATGGATTTATCCAGTTACAG ATCGAAAACCAAGATGTATCTGGACTTAGCTTCAAAACACACCCCAATATCAACAAGGAGTTATTTAACAGCCAGCAAATTGTTGGAGCAAAAGATCCAAACAGGCCTTTCCCAAGTGGTCAAAATGAAACACCACTTGTGAAGTGGAGAATCCAGGGCATGAATGAATCGTCTTTACCTCTGTCAG TTAACTGCTGGCCGTCGGTATCTGGAAATGAAACCTACGTCAACATTGAATATGAGGCTTCAGAGATGTTTGACTTAAACAATGTTGTCATAACTATTCCTCTGCCTGCACTACGGGAGGCTCCAACTGTCAAACAGATTGATGGAGAGTGGAA GTATGACCCAAGAAACTCTGTGTTGGAATGGTCCATTCTTCTCATTGATCAGTCAAACCGCAG CGGGTCTATGGAATTTATTGTTCCCCCAGCTGATCCGTCAACATTTTTCCCCATATCTATTGGATTTGCTGCATCCAATACTTTCAGTGACTTGAAG GTCACTGGAATCAATCCTCTGAAGGAAGGTAACCCTCCGAAGTATGCACAGAGGGTCCGCTTGGTTGCTTCTAACTATCAAATAGTCTGA